A genomic window from Excalfactoria chinensis isolate bCotChi1 chromosome 18, bCotChi1.hap2, whole genome shotgun sequence includes:
- the GPR21 gene encoding probable G-protein coupled receptor 21, which translates to MNSSLVGNQSGRPFCLLAISYLETINFCLLEVVIIVFLMVLIISGNIIVIFVFHCAPLLNHHTTSYFIQTMAYADLLVGVSCLVPSLSLLHYPVVLSESLVCQIFGYVVSVLKSVSMASLACISIDRYIAITKPLTYNTLVTPWRLRICILVIWLYSCLVFLPSFHWGKPGYHGDVFQWCANSWNTDPYFTLFIVVMLYAPAAFTVCFTYFNIFRICQQHTKEINERRVRFSSQDGEAGEAQPCPDKRYAMVLFRITSVFYILWLPYIIYFLLESSNVYSNRVASFLTTWLAISNSFCNCVIYSLSNSVFQKGLKRLSGAICASCARQRVAKDSSTSRSKRSSNGCHV; encoded by the coding sequence ATGAACTCCTCTTTGGTTGGCAACCAGAGCGGCCGGCCATTCTGTCTCCTGGCCATTAGCTATTTGGAGACCATCAATTTTTGCCTCCTGGAAGTGGTTATTATTGTGTTCCTCATGGTGCTGATTATTTCAGGCAACATTATTGTGATATTTGTCTTTCACTGTGCACCTCTGCTGAACCACCACACCACCAGCTACTTCATCCAGACTATGGCGTATGCTGACCTCCTGGTGGGTGTGAGCTGTCTGGTGCCTTCTTTGTCTCTGCTGCACTATCCAGTTGTTTTAAGCGAGTCTTTGGTTTGCCAGATCTTTGGTTATGTGGTATCAGTGCTGAAGAGCGTCTCCATGGCCTCTTTGGCATGCATCAGTATTGACAGGTACATTGCCATCACCAAGCCGCTGACCTACAACACGCTGGTCACCCCGTGGAGACTGCGGATCTGCATCCTGGTAATTTGGCTGTACTCCTGCCTGGTCTTCTTACCTTCCTTTCACTGGGGAAAGCCTGGATACCACGGGGACGTGTTTCAGTGGTGTGCCAATTCCTGGAACACCGACCCCTATTTCACCCTCTTCATCGTGGTGATGCTGTACGCCCCGGCAGCTTTCACTGTCTGCTTTACGTACTTTAACATCTTCCgcatctgccagcagcacaccAAGGAGATCAATGAGAGGAGGGTGCGCTTCAGCTCTCAGGATGGGGAGGCAGGGGAGGCACAGCCCTGCCCGGACAAGCGCTATGCCATGGTTCTTTTCCGTATCACCAGTGTCTTCTACATCCTCTGGTTGCCCTACATCATCTACTTTCTGCTGGAGAGCTCCAACGTCTATAGTAACCGCGTTGCATCCTTCTTGACCACTTGGCTTGCCATCAGCAACAGTTTCTGCAACTGTGTCATTTACAGTCTGTCCAACAGTGTCTTTCAGAAGGGGCTGAAGCGTCTCTCGGGGGCGATTTGTGCCTCTTGTGCTAGACAAAGGGTAGCCAAGGACTCCTCTACCTCTAGGAGCAAAAGATCTTCCAATGGATGTCACGTCTAA